In Pseudobythopirellula maris, a single window of DNA contains:
- the rpsG gene encoding 30S ribosomal protein S7 — translation MARITASRKQLKPDPIHGSLLAAKFINCLMNDGKKSTAQRVFYDALDVIKERVEDVEPIDVFTQAIENVKPSIEVRSKRVGGAAYQVPMQVNRTRQQSLAIRWLLLAVRDKKGRPMHLKLADELTAAYNREGVAMTRRDNVHRMADANKAFAHFAW, via the coding sequence ATGGCCCGCATCACCGCCAGCCGCAAGCAACTCAAGCCCGATCCGATCCACGGTTCGCTCCTCGCCGCGAAGTTCATCAACTGCTTGATGAACGACGGCAAGAAGAGCACCGCCCAGCGGGTGTTCTACGACGCCCTGGACGTGATCAAGGAGCGGGTCGAAGACGTCGAGCCGATCGACGTGTTCACCCAGGCGATCGAGAACGTGAAGCCCTCGATCGAGGTCCGCTCGAAGCGCGTCGGCGGCGCCGCCTACCAGGTGCCGATGCAGGTCAACCGCACGCGTCAGCAGTCGCTCGCGATCCGCTGGCTGCTGCTCGCCGTCCGCGACAAGAAGGGCCGCCCGATGCACCTGAAGCTCGCCGACGAGCTCACGGCCGCCTACAACCGCGAGGGCGTGGCCATGACCCGCCGCGACAACGTCCACCGCATGGCCGACGCCAACAAGGCCTTCGCCCACTTCGCGTGGTGA
- the rpsL gene encoding 30S ribosomal protein S12 gives MPTINQLVRKNRKKKRTKSKAPVLEKCPFKRGVCLQVRTMTPKKPNSALRKITRVRLSNGKEVTVYIPGEGHTLQEHSIVLVRGGRVRDLPGVRYQVVRGALDTLGVSDRKQSRSRYGAKKEGSKGKKK, from the coding sequence ATGCCAACGATCAACCAGCTCGTCCGCAAGAACCGCAAGAAGAAGCGCACCAAGTCCAAGGCGCCCGTCTTGGAGAAGTGCCCCTTCAAGCGTGGCGTTTGTCTGCAGGTGCGGACCATGACGCCCAAGAAGCCGAACTCGGCTCTGCGGAAGATCACCCGTGTGCGTCTGTCCAACGGCAAGGAAGTCACGGTCTACATCCCGGGCGAAGGCCACACGCTGCAGGAGCACAGCATCGTGCTGGTCCGCGGCGGCCGCGTCCGCGACCTGCCGGGCGTCCGCTACCAGGTGGTCCGCGGCGCCTTGGACACGCTCGGCGTGTCCGACCGCAAGCAGTCCCGCAGCCGCTACGGAGCCAAGAAAGAAGGCTCCAAGGGCAAGAAGAAGTAA
- the rpoC gene encoding DNA-directed RNA polymerase subunit beta', with protein sequence MSLLETSNYDRINDYASVKISLARPHDIRSWSFGEVKKPETINYRTYRPEKDGLFCERIFGPEKDWECACGKYRGMKYKGMICDRCGVKVTHSRVRRKRMGHIELAAPIVHIWFFKAMPSRLGSLLAMKTTSLEKVIYFQDYVVTDPGDTPLKMQQLLTEEEYRTAREEYGEGTFEADMGAEAIRKLLAALDLVTLSEQLRVDLKETGSKQKAKDLIGRLKTVESIRDSDNKPEWLVMDVVPVIPPDLRPLVLLDSGNFATSDLNDLYRRIINRNNRLKKLVDLNAPEVIIRNEKRMLQQSVDALFDNNRCKRPVLGSSNRPLKSLTDMIKGKQGRFRENLLGKRVDYSARSVIVVGPSLRLHQCGLPKKIALELYQPFIIRRLKELGHADTIKSAKKMLERKDEEVWDILEEVITNHPVLLNRAPTLHRMGIQAFEPMLVEGNAINLHPLVCKGFNADFDGDQMAVHLPLSIEAQVEAHTLMMSTHNIFSPANGAPVISPSQDVVMGCYYITMDVPEAPGDGMAFSSFAEVEMAYSLGKAHTHARIKFRLKPDQCLREEHGDPSKAGRVIDTTIGRVFFNEILPEGMPYYNVAQRSSELSKVVSDCYEFLGRRRTIDLLDDMNRIGFRTSTLSGLSFGTDDLVTPDTKGKIIGFAEKEVLKRNKLYQRGIITEGERYNGVLDAWTHAREEITTEMMSALEVDYRGNQYVNPIYLMAHSGARGGVEQMRQLGGMRGLMAKPSGKIIETPIKANFREGLTVLEYFSSTHGARKGLADTALKTADSGYLTRKLADVAQNVVVTMDDCGTTQGITKGVIYRGEKVEVGLSELIRGRVSRQSIVNPITDEVIVAESEMITAEIARKIEELGLEKIQVRSPMTCVAPLGICRRCYGMDMSTGSMVEEGMAVGIIGAQSIGEPGTQLTMRTFHIGGVGNRDIEQSEIKATKGGKVRFAKLNAVRNDSDELVVLGRNGELALVDDRGREIEKYEIPTGSVIKHNEGDEAKIGDVLCEWDPHSIPILAETGGVIRYEDLTPGETIRGEKDPSGLMRYVVMEHKGDLHPQIVVEDPKDGKVLDFYYMPEKARLEVEAGTKINAGALIAKTPREAGGTQDITGGLPRVTEIFEARKPKDPSVIAEIDGVVEIMAEKKRGKRSIMVRNEAGIEREHLVTHNKHLRVHSGDIVKAGDSLVDGPLVPHDILRVSGEEAVQQYLTREIQNVYRSQRVDINDKHIEIIVSQMLRKVKIESPGDTNLLPGSVLDKYDFRQANDALNDCLKISAKGDSDFAEDSIVPKAVLEQANAQIETLGGDVAKGVKPKKATASTQLLGITKASVQSSSFISAASFQETTKVLTEAALGGRTDNLVGLKENVILGHLIPAGTGFRSIQEAEVRIRPEALEALAVETASVLERSFPLLGAGDDGAAAGGVQPTAPPAEPTSSEPAPSGLDALLGSGGDATDES encoded by the coding sequence ATGAGCTTGCTCGAAACCTCAAACTACGACCGCATCAACGACTACGCGTCGGTGAAGATCAGCCTCGCGCGGCCTCACGACATCCGCAGCTGGTCGTTCGGCGAGGTCAAGAAGCCCGAGACAATCAACTACCGGACCTACCGCCCCGAGAAGGACGGCCTGTTCTGCGAGCGGATCTTCGGGCCGGAGAAGGACTGGGAGTGCGCCTGCGGCAAGTACCGCGGCATGAAGTACAAGGGCATGATCTGCGACCGCTGTGGCGTGAAGGTCACGCACAGCCGCGTGCGTCGCAAGCGGATGGGCCACATCGAGCTCGCCGCGCCGATCGTGCACATCTGGTTCTTCAAGGCGATGCCGAGCCGCTTGGGCTCGCTGCTCGCGATGAAGACCACGAGCCTCGAGAAGGTGATCTACTTCCAAGACTACGTGGTCACCGACCCGGGCGACACGCCGCTCAAGATGCAGCAGCTGCTCACCGAAGAGGAGTACCGCACGGCGCGTGAGGAGTACGGCGAGGGGACGTTCGAGGCCGACATGGGCGCCGAGGCGATCCGCAAGCTGCTCGCGGCGCTCGACCTGGTGACGCTCTCCGAGCAACTGCGCGTCGACCTGAAAGAGACCGGCAGCAAGCAGAAGGCCAAGGACCTGATCGGCCGGCTCAAGACGGTCGAGTCGATCCGCGACTCGGACAACAAGCCCGAGTGGCTGGTGATGGACGTGGTCCCGGTGATCCCGCCCGACCTGCGTCCGCTGGTGCTGCTCGACAGCGGCAACTTCGCCACGAGCGACCTGAACGACCTCTACCGGCGGATCATCAACCGCAACAACCGGCTCAAGAAGCTGGTCGACCTGAACGCGCCCGAGGTGATCATCCGCAACGAGAAGCGGATGCTGCAGCAGAGTGTCGACGCGTTGTTCGACAACAACCGCTGCAAGCGGCCGGTGCTCGGCTCGAGCAACCGCCCGCTCAAGTCGCTCACCGACATGATCAAGGGCAAGCAGGGGCGGTTCCGCGAGAACCTGCTCGGCAAGCGGGTCGACTACTCGGCGCGCAGCGTGATCGTCGTCGGCCCGTCGCTCCGCCTGCACCAGTGCGGCTTGCCCAAGAAGATCGCGCTGGAGCTCTACCAGCCGTTCATCATCCGGCGCCTGAAGGAGCTCGGCCACGCCGACACGATCAAGTCGGCCAAGAAGATGCTGGAGCGCAAGGACGAGGAGGTTTGGGACATCCTCGAAGAGGTGATCACCAACCACCCGGTGCTCCTGAACCGGGCGCCCACGCTGCACCGCATGGGCATCCAGGCGTTCGAGCCGATGCTGGTCGAGGGCAACGCGATCAACCTGCACCCGCTCGTGTGCAAAGGCTTCAACGCCGACTTCGACGGCGACCAGATGGCCGTCCACCTGCCGCTCTCGATCGAGGCCCAGGTCGAAGCGCACACGCTGATGATGAGCACGCACAACATCTTCAGCCCGGCCAACGGCGCCCCGGTTATCAGCCCGTCGCAAGACGTGGTGATGGGTTGCTACTACATCACGATGGACGTGCCCGAGGCCCCCGGCGACGGGATGGCGTTCAGCAGCTTCGCCGAAGTCGAGATGGCCTACTCGCTCGGCAAGGCGCACACGCACGCGCGGATCAAGTTCCGCCTCAAGCCGGACCAGTGCCTCCGCGAGGAGCACGGCGACCCATCCAAGGCGGGCCGCGTGATCGACACCACGATCGGCCGGGTGTTCTTCAACGAGATCCTGCCCGAGGGCATGCCGTACTACAACGTGGCGCAGCGCTCCAGCGAGCTCTCCAAGGTGGTGAGCGACTGCTACGAGTTTCTCGGCCGGCGCCGCACGATCGACCTGCTAGACGACATGAACCGCATCGGCTTCCGCACGTCGACGCTCAGCGGCTTGTCGTTCGGCACCGACGACCTGGTGACGCCCGACACGAAGGGCAAGATCATCGGCTTCGCCGAGAAGGAAGTGCTCAAGCGTAACAAGCTTTACCAGCGGGGCATCATCACCGAGGGCGAGCGTTACAACGGCGTGCTCGACGCCTGGACCCACGCCCGCGAAGAGATCACCACCGAGATGATGAGCGCGCTGGAGGTCGACTACCGCGGCAACCAGTACGTCAACCCGATCTATCTGATGGCGCACTCCGGTGCCCGAGGCGGTGTGGAGCAGATGCGTCAGCTCGGCGGCATGCGTGGCCTGATGGCCAAGCCGTCCGGCAAGATCATCGAGACGCCGATCAAGGCGAACTTCCGCGAGGGCCTGACGGTGCTCGAGTACTTCAGCTCGACGCACGGCGCCCGCAAGGGCTTGGCCGACACGGCCCTGAAGACGGCCGACTCCGGTTACCTCACGCGTAAGCTCGCCGACGTCGCCCAGAACGTGGTGGTGACGATGGACGACTGCGGCACGACGCAGGGCATCACCAAGGGCGTGATCTACCGCGGCGAGAAGGTCGAGGTCGGCCTGTCGGAGCTGATCCGCGGCCGGGTGAGCCGTCAAAGCATCGTCAACCCGATCACCGACGAGGTGATCGTGGCCGAGAGCGAGATGATCACCGCCGAGATCGCCCGCAAGATCGAGGAGCTCGGCCTGGAGAAGATCCAGGTCCGCAGCCCGATGACCTGCGTCGCCCCGCTCGGCATCTGCCGGCGTTGCTACGGCATGGACATGTCGACCGGCTCGATGGTCGAAGAGGGCATGGCGGTGGGCATCATCGGCGCCCAGAGCATCGGCGAGCCCGGCACGCAGCTGACGATGCGGACGTTCCACATCGGCGGCGTCGGCAACCGCGACATCGAGCAGAGCGAGATCAAGGCCACCAAGGGCGGCAAGGTCCGCTTCGCCAAGCTCAACGCGGTGCGCAACGACTCGGACGAGCTGGTCGTGCTCGGCCGGAACGGCGAGCTGGCGTTGGTCGACGACCGCGGCCGCGAGATCGAGAAGTACGAGATCCCGACCGGCTCGGTGATCAAGCACAACGAAGGCGACGAGGCCAAGATCGGCGACGTGCTCTGCGAGTGGGACCCGCACTCGATCCCGATTCTCGCCGAGACCGGCGGCGTGATCCGCTACGAGGACCTGACGCCGGGCGAGACGATCCGCGGCGAGAAGGACCCCTCGGGCCTGATGCGTTACGTGGTCATGGAGCACAAGGGCGACCTGCACCCGCAGATCGTGGTCGAAGACCCGAAGGACGGCAAAGTCCTCGACTTCTACTACATGCCCGAGAAGGCGCGGCTCGAGGTCGAGGCCGGCACCAAGATCAACGCCGGCGCCCTGATCGCCAAGACGCCGCGTGAAGCGGGCGGCACCCAAGACATCACCGGTGGTCTGCCGCGGGTCACCGAGATCTTCGAGGCTCGCAAGCCGAAGGATCCCTCGGTCATCGCCGAGATCGACGGCGTCGTGGAGATCATGGCCGAGAAGAAACGCGGCAAGCGTTCGATCATGGTCCGCAACGAGGCGGGCATCGAGCGCGAGCACCTGGTGACGCACAACAAGCACCTCCGCGTCCACTCGGGCGACATCGTCAAGGCGGGCGACTCGCTGGTCGATGGCCCGCTCGTGCCGCACGACATCCTGCGTGTCTCGGGCGAAGAGGCGGTGCAGCAGTACCTCACCCGCGAGATCCAGAACGTTTACCGCAGCCAGCGGGTGGACATCAACGACAAGCACATCGAGATCATCGTTTCGCAGATGCTGCGGAAGGTGAAGATCGAGTCGCCCGGCGACACGAACCTGCTGCCCGGTTCGGTGCTCGACAAGTACGACTTCCGCCAGGCGAACGACGCGCTCAACGACTGCCTGAAGATCAGCGCGAAGGGCGACAGCGACTTCGCCGAGGATTCGATCGTTCCCAAGGCGGTGCTCGAGCAGGCGAACGCCCAGATCGAGACCCTCGGCGGCGATGTCGCCAAGGGCGTCAAGCCGAAGAAGGCGACCGCCAGCACGCAGCTCTTGGGCATCACCAAGGCGAGCGTGCAGAGCTCGTCGTTCATCTCGGCCGCGAGCTTCCAGGAAACGACCAAGGTGCTCACCGAGGCGGCCCTCGGCGGCCGGACGGACAACCTGGTCGGCCTGAAGGAGAACGTGATCCTGGGCCACCTGATCCCGGCCGGCACCGGCTTCCGCAGCATCCAAGAGGCCGAGGTCCGCATCCGGCCCGAGGCCCTCGAGGCCCTGGCGGTGGAGACCGCCAGCGTGCTGGAGCGGTCGTTCCCGCTGTTGGGCGCCGGCGACGACGGCGCCGCTGCTGGCGGCGTGCAGCCGACGGCCCCCCCGGCCGAGCCGACTTCCAGCGAGCCCGCCCCGAGCGGCCTCGACGCCCTGCTGGGTTCGGGCGGCGACGCGACGGACGAATCGTAA